The Alteriqipengyuania halimionae genome contains a region encoding:
- a CDS encoding carboxylesterase/lipase family protein — translation MKRSIDWISLAMLAVVGAMVVLVCCTSLAAQTLTRPEVVLGQGALRGQLEDGIEVYRGIPYAAAPVEKLRWRPPAPPPQWEGVREAADFGPACIQPRLPETSFYYVAPGETSEDCLSLNVWTPSRAGSKPVIVWIHGGSLRIGGSAEPLYDGATFSRENVVFVSINYRLGVLGWLAHPALSRENRDGISGNYGLLDQIAALEWVRANIASFGGDPDNVTIMGESAGALSASYLLASPLARGLFAKAIVESPNSRTFPALDRRAYGLPAAQGIGMLVFQRLEIKSLKDARRIDAQALVDAATKGGFPAQGVIDGTVLPDQLIDIFDAGEQAPVPILVGYNSGEVKGQRAFVPPTPESAAAYEAAIRRGYGALADEYLRLYPSNDMAKSMVRVLTDAIYGWAAERMARKQEAIGQDAYFYLFDYCYPAAEARDLCAFHAGELPFVFGHWDDDRLPANWPAAPDSAAALSRQMIAFWTSFARTGRPQAPDGTQWPQYGDVGNTMVFAQTGQAVIQPRPGMFELHEAFVAERRDEGEAWGLVSGVAAGE, via the coding sequence ATGAAGCGCTCGATCGACTGGATTTCGCTTGCGATGCTTGCGGTCGTCGGTGCGATGGTGGTGCTGGTCTGTTGCACCTCGCTCGCCGCCCAAACGCTCACACGACCGGAGGTCGTGCTCGGACAGGGTGCGCTGCGCGGACAGCTCGAAGACGGGATCGAGGTCTATCGCGGCATTCCGTATGCCGCCGCGCCGGTCGAAAAATTGCGCTGGAGACCGCCAGCGCCGCCGCCGCAATGGGAGGGCGTGCGCGAAGCGGCCGATTTTGGTCCGGCCTGCATTCAGCCGCGCCTGCCCGAGACCAGCTTCTATTATGTCGCGCCGGGGGAGACATCGGAAGATTGCCTGTCACTCAATGTCTGGACGCCGTCACGTGCGGGGAGCAAGCCGGTGATCGTCTGGATACATGGCGGCTCGCTGCGGATCGGTGGCAGCGCCGAACCGCTCTATGACGGCGCGACCTTCTCGCGTGAAAACGTCGTCTTTGTGTCGATCAACTATAGGCTCGGAGTGCTCGGCTGGCTGGCGCATCCCGCCTTGTCGCGTGAGAATCGCGACGGGATTTCGGGCAATTACGGCCTGCTCGACCAGATCGCCGCGCTGGAATGGGTCAGGGCCAATATTGCGAGCTTCGGCGGCGATCCGGACAATGTCACGATTATGGGGGAATCGGCCGGCGCGCTGAGCGCGAGCTATCTGTTGGCGAGCCCACTTGCGCGCGGCCTGTTCGCCAAAGCGATCGTCGAAAGTCCCAACAGCCGCACGTTTCCCGCGCTCGATCGGCGCGCTTATGGCCTGCCTGCCGCACAGGGGATCGGGATGCTGGTGTTCCAGCGGCTCGAGATCAAATCGCTGAAGGATGCGCGCCGGATCGATGCGCAGGCGCTGGTCGATGCGGCGACGAAAGGCGGCTTTCCTGCGCAAGGCGTAATCGACGGGACGGTATTGCCCGATCAACTCATCGACATCTTCGATGCAGGCGAGCAGGCGCCGGTCCCGATCCTCGTCGGCTACAATAGCGGCGAAGTAAAAGGGCAGCGCGCCTTCGTGCCCCCGACGCCCGAAAGCGCCGCCGCCTATGAAGCCGCGATCCGGCGCGGCTACGGCGCGCTCGCCGATGAGTATCTGCGGCTGTATCCGTCGAACGACATGGCGAAATCGATGGTCCGCGTGCTGACCGATGCGATCTATGGCTGGGCGGCGGAACGGATGGCGCGCAAGCAGGAGGCGATCGGGCAGGACGCTTACTTCTATCTGTTCGATTATTGCTATCCCGCCGCCGAGGCGCGCGATCTGTGCGCTTTTCACGCCGGCGAATTGCCGTTCGTCTTCGGTCACTGGGACGACGATCGGCTTCCCGCCAACTGGCCGGCGGCCCCGGATTCGGCCGCCGCCTTATCGCGCCAGATGATCGCGTTCTGGACGAGCTTCGCACGTACCGGCCGGCCGCAGGCGCCCGACGGAACTCAGTGGCCCCAATATGGCGATGTCGGCAACACGATGGTCTTCGCGCAAACCGGACAGGCCGTCATCCAGCCGCGCCCCGGCATGTTCGAATTGCACGAGGCCTTTGTTGCGGAACGCCGCGATGAAGGTGAGGCCTGGGGCCTTGTCTCTGGGGTTGCTGCGGGAGAGTAG
- a CDS encoding TetR/AcrR family transcriptional regulator: protein MDERARQIAAAGYAVINRYGLKRASMADIAEEAGVSRQTVYNVFPNREALLVGVVTYHFDSRWEALWAAAKPDDDRRHRFEALLEHLLIQPWKQMQAMPNSEELEIEVKSALETHLAGVQAETQRRLCEFLLPYEDILQARGTSSQGLGQMLHHSLIGLKMCSSCPNDLESTTSTMLACLMALTEDAG from the coding sequence ATGGATGAACGAGCACGACAAATTGCCGCGGCCGGTTATGCGGTCATCAACCGCTATGGCCTGAAGCGCGCCTCGATGGCCGATATCGCCGAAGAAGCGGGCGTTTCGCGGCAGACGGTCTACAACGTGTTTCCCAACCGCGAGGCGTTGCTGGTTGGGGTGGTGACGTATCACTTCGATTCGCGCTGGGAGGCCTTGTGGGCCGCTGCCAAGCCGGACGACGACCGCCGCCACCGCTTCGAAGCCCTGCTCGAACACCTGCTGATCCAGCCCTGGAAGCAGATGCAGGCGATGCCCAATTCCGAAGAGCTGGAGATCGAGGTCAAATCTGCGCTCGAGACCCATCTAGCTGGCGTCCAGGCCGAGACCCAACGGCGACTGTGCGAATTTCTCCTCCCTTACGAGGACATTCTCCAGGCGCGCGGCACGTCATCCCAAGGGCTTGGGCAAATGCTGCACCACTCGCTGATCGGCTTGAAGATGTGCTCTTCCTGCCCGAACGACCTGGAATCGACCACGTCGACCATGCTGGCATGCCTGATGGCGCTGACCGAAGACGCAGGATAG
- a CDS encoding efflux RND transporter periplasmic adaptor subunit, with product MTSFRKLLTAALALSIAACSSPETAPQGQAVPVKTLTVARQDVANVIELPGRVEPVRIAEVRARVTGIVLQRLYEEGTDVAKGQPLFRIDPAELRASYAQAKASLERAQATAANANAVVQRYRPLVEENAISGQEFDAAQAAAREANANVAQIKAQLRAASLQLGYTTVRAPIAGRAGRAVVTEGALVSQPEGTLMTKIEQMSPVYVSFSQSAAEVLELRRAIASGSADGGAVEVRLSFADGTDYAVPGVIEFLDFSVNEETGTVQLRAEFANPDGLLLPGEFVKARIYAGEMSDVIAIPQRAVTVAKNGGTVMIVDKDGKAALRPVKLGEMVGENWVIESGLKPGDKVIVSNLQKLQPGAPVQIANAKTGQKPAPTAAAKKAD from the coding sequence ATGACGTCATTTCGCAAGCTGCTGACCGCAGCCCTAGCCCTTTCCATCGCGGCCTGTTCGTCGCCCGAAACCGCGCCGCAGGGCCAGGCGGTTCCGGTCAAGACGCTCACCGTTGCGCGGCAGGATGTCGCAAACGTCATCGAACTGCCCGGGCGGGTCGAACCCGTCCGCATCGCGGAAGTGCGGGCGCGGGTGACCGGGATCGTCCTCCAGCGACTTTATGAAGAAGGCACCGATGTCGCGAAGGGGCAGCCGCTGTTCCGCATCGATCCTGCCGAACTGCGCGCCAGCTATGCCCAGGCCAAGGCCAGCCTCGAGCGCGCCCAGGCGACCGCCGCCAATGCCAACGCCGTCGTCCAACGCTATCGTCCGCTGGTTGAGGAAAATGCAATCAGCGGCCAGGAATTCGATGCCGCGCAGGCCGCCGCGCGTGAGGCCAACGCCAACGTGGCGCAGATCAAGGCGCAATTGCGCGCCGCCTCGCTCCAGCTCGGCTATACGACCGTGCGCGCACCGATCGCAGGACGCGCCGGACGTGCCGTCGTGACCGAGGGAGCGTTGGTCTCGCAGCCCGAAGGCACGCTGATGACCAAGATCGAGCAGATGTCGCCGGTCTACGTCTCGTTCTCGCAATCCGCCGCCGAAGTGCTCGAACTTCGCCGCGCGATCGCGAGCGGTTCGGCCGACGGCGGCGCGGTCGAGGTGCGCCTGAGCTTCGCCGACGGAACCGACTATGCCGTGCCCGGCGTGATCGAATTCCTCGATTTCTCGGTCAATGAAGAGACCGGCACCGTCCAGCTTCGCGCCGAATTCGCCAATCCTGACGGGCTGCTTCTGCCCGGTGAGTTCGTAAAGGCCCGGATCTATGCCGGCGAGATGAGCGATGTGATCGCCATTCCGCAGCGCGCCGTCACCGTTGCCAAGAACGGCGGTACGGTGATGATCGTCGACAAGGACGGCAAGGCCGCCTTGCGGCCGGTCAAGCTCGGCGAAATGGTCGGCGAGAACTGGGTGATCGAAAGCGGCTTGAAGCCCGGTGACAAGGTTATCGTCTCGAATCTGCAGAAACTCCAGCCGGGCGCACCGGTGCAGATTGCCAATGCCAAGACAGGGCAGAAGCCCGCTCCTACGGCAGCCGCCAAGAAGGCTGACTGA